A genome region from Staphylococcus capitis subsp. capitis includes the following:
- the xerD gene encoding site-specific tyrosine recombinase XerD, with the protein MNTIIEEYLNFIQIEKGLSSNTIGAYRRDLKKYEEYLEERKISHIDFVDRQVIQECLGHLIDLGQSSKSLARFISTIRSFHQFALRERYAAKDPTVLIETPKYEKKLPDVLEVQEVLDLLETPDLSKNNGYRDRTMLELLYATGMRVSEIIQLEVEDVNLMMGFVRVFGKGNKERIVPLGDAVIEYLTTYIETVRPQLLKQTVTHVLFLNMHGKPLSRQGIWKMIKQNGIKANINKTLTPHTLRHSFATHLLENGADLRAVQEMLGHSDISTTQLYTHVSKSQIRKMYNQFHPRA; encoded by the coding sequence ATGAATACAATCATTGAAGAATATTTGAATTTTATTCAAATCGAGAAGGGTTTGAGTAGTAATACCATTGGCGCTTATCGTAGGGATCTAAAAAAATATGAAGAATATCTTGAAGAAAGAAAAATTTCCCATATTGATTTCGTGGATCGTCAAGTGATTCAGGAGTGCCTAGGTCATTTAATAGATTTGGGTCAATCCTCAAAATCACTTGCACGTTTTATATCTACAATTAGAAGCTTTCATCAGTTCGCATTAAGAGAAAGATATGCAGCGAAAGATCCGACAGTGTTGATTGAAACGCCAAAATACGAAAAGAAACTACCTGACGTATTAGAGGTTCAGGAAGTTTTGGATTTATTAGAAACACCAGATTTGAGTAAGAATAATGGTTATCGTGATCGGACGATGTTAGAGCTTTTATATGCTACAGGTATGCGCGTTTCTGAAATTATTCAATTAGAAGTCGAAGATGTCAATTTAATGATGGGTTTTGTCAGAGTTTTTGGTAAAGGAAATAAAGAACGTATTGTTCCTTTAGGTGATGCTGTTATTGAGTATTTAACTACATACATTGAAACAGTTCGTCCTCAATTATTAAAACAAACTGTCACACATGTATTATTTCTTAATATGCATGGCAAACCTTTATCACGACAAGGTATATGGAAGATGATTAAACAGAATGGTATTAAAGCGAACATTAATAAGACATTAACACCTCACACGTTAAGACATTCCTTTGCTACACATCTACTTGAAAATGGCGCTGATTTAAGGGCTGTCCAGGAAATGTTAGGCCATTCTGATATATCTACTACACAATTATATACACATGTATCAAAATCTCAAATTCGAAAAATGTATAATCAATTTCATCCTAGAGCTTAA
- the proC gene encoding pyrroline-5-carboxylate reductase yields MKLVFYGAGNMAQAIFTGIINSNNLDPNDIYLTNKSNEQALKDFAERLGVNYSYDDKELLKNADYVFLGTKPHDFEALAERIKDDITDDNRFISIMAGLSIDYIRQQLDTNNPLARIMPNTNAQVGHSVTGISFSNNFGPKSKDEVNELINAFGSVIEVSEDHLHQVTAITGSGPAFLYHVFEQYVKAGTELGLERDQVEESIRNLIIGTSKMIERSDLSMEQLRKNITSKGGTTQAGLDALSQYDIVSMFEDCLSSAVNRSVELSNKESE; encoded by the coding sequence ATGAAACTTGTATTCTATGGTGCAGGTAATATGGCACAAGCTATTTTTACAGGAATTATTAATTCTAATAATTTAGATCCCAATGACATTTATTTAACAAATAAATCAAATGAACAAGCTCTGAAAGATTTCGCGGAAAGATTGGGAGTTAATTATAGTTATGACGATAAAGAATTATTGAAAAATGCTGACTACGTTTTTCTTGGAACGAAGCCACATGATTTTGAAGCATTAGCAGAAAGAATTAAAGATGATATTACTGATGATAATCGCTTTATTTCTATTATGGCTGGCCTATCGATTGATTATATTAGACAGCAATTAGATACGAATAACCCATTAGCACGTATTATGCCAAATACTAATGCGCAAGTGGGACATTCTGTAACAGGAATTAGCTTTTCAAATAATTTTGGACCTAAATCTAAAGATGAAGTTAATGAATTAATTAACGCATTTGGATCGGTTATAGAGGTTTCTGAAGATCATTTACATCAAGTGACTGCGATTACAGGTAGTGGTCCTGCATTTTTATATCATGTATTTGAGCAGTATGTTAAGGCAGGTACTGAACTAGGATTAGAAAGAGATCAAGTAGAAGAATCTATTCGTAATTTAATTATCGGGACAAGCAAGATGATAGAACGCTCTGATTTAAGTATGGAACAATTAAGAAAGAATATTACTTCTAAAGGTGGAACTACTCAAGCAGGCTTGGATGCCCTATCTCAATACGATATTGTATCAATGTTTGAAGACTGTTTAAGTTCTGCTGTTAATCGTAGTGTAGAATTATCAAATAAAGAATCTGAATAA
- a CDS encoding DUF309 domain-containing protein, which translates to MDDALIHFYYQFHKHQHYFLCHDILEEAWKLNPSFSKNDAVVSLILFATACYHYRRDNIKGALKSYEKSLSVIKQAKDKTQLHLNIDEYQSMILHQINSIRDHHVFVPVKLPIHTSFEKVIKRVYQDYSFTQFVISEPYIVHHHIKRDRTEVIQAREEARQLRRSHTQRPYNTLKDQ; encoded by the coding sequence ATGGATGACGCGTTAATTCATTTCTATTATCAATTTCATAAACATCAACATTATTTTTTATGTCATGATATTTTAGAAGAAGCTTGGAAATTAAATCCCTCTTTCTCTAAAAATGACGCGGTAGTGAGTTTAATACTATTTGCCACAGCTTGTTATCATTATCGCCGGGATAATATTAAAGGTGCTTTAAAATCATATGAAAAGTCACTGTCTGTTATTAAACAAGCAAAAGATAAAACTCAATTACATTTAAATATTGATGAGTATCAGAGCATGATTTTACATCAAATAAATTCTATTAGAGATCATCATGTATTTGTACCTGTCAAACTACCTATACACACATCATTTGAGAAAGTTATTAAACGTGTATATCAAGATTACAGTTTTACTCAATTTGTAATATCAGAGCCTTACATTGTTCATCATCATATAAAACGTGATCGAACAGAAGTTATACAAGCCCGTGAAGAAGCAAGACAATTACGTCGTTCACATACTCAACGGCCTTATAATACATTAAAAGACCAATAA
- a CDS encoding pseudouridine synthase produces the protein MSKELERLQKRIANSGYTSRRKAETLITEGKVKVNGQVVTELGTKVSHSDTVEVEGIKIEQEDKMYILFYKPTQVITSVSDDRGRKVVTDYFEDIETRIYPVGRLDYDTSGVLLLTNDGEFTNLMTHPRYHIKKKYVAKLKGYLMREQVKELEQGIELEDGFTQPAQVKIKRQDKEKNTTLVEITISEGRNRQVRRMFEYFGHEVNKLTRIQFGPLDLKGLNAGEGRVLTPHEVKTLRHLAENGK, from the coding sequence ATGAGTAAAGAATTAGAGAGACTACAAAAAAGAATTGCGAATAGTGGTTATACATCACGACGCAAAGCTGAAACACTCATAACCGAAGGAAAAGTCAAAGTAAATGGACAAGTTGTGACTGAATTAGGAACAAAAGTGTCTCACTCAGACACAGTTGAAGTAGAGGGCATTAAAATAGAACAAGAAGATAAAATGTATATCTTATTTTATAAACCTACTCAAGTTATTACGAGTGTATCTGATGATCGTGGTCGTAAAGTTGTGACAGATTATTTTGAAGATATTGAAACTCGTATATATCCAGTTGGACGTTTAGATTATGATACATCAGGTGTTTTATTGTTAACAAACGACGGAGAATTCACTAACTTAATGACTCATCCACGTTATCACATTAAAAAGAAATATGTTGCTAAATTAAAAGGCTATTTAATGAGAGAACAAGTTAAAGAATTAGAACAAGGCATTGAATTAGAAGATGGTTTTACTCAACCGGCTCAAGTAAAAATAAAAAGACAAGATAAAGAGAAAAACACTACATTAGTCGAAATTACTATTAGTGAAGGTAGAAATCGTCAAGTGCGCCGTATGTTTGAATATTTTGGTCATGAAGTGAATAAATTAACACGTATTCAATTTGGTCCTTTAGACTTGAAAGGTTTAAATGCCGGAGAAGGTCGTGTGTTGACCCCTCATGAGGTGAAAACGTTAAGACATTTAGCAGAAAATGGTAAATAA
- a CDS encoding AraC family transcriptional regulator, giving the protein MDVIKQIQQAIVYIEDRLLEPFNLQELSDYVGLSPYHLEQSFKMIVGQSPEQYARARRMTIAATDVMHGASRLMDVAKKYRYANSNEFANDFSDFHGISPIQASTKKDELKFQERLYIKLSTTERAPYTYRLQETEDISLVGYSRFIPTKDLSNPFNVPDFLEDLLVEGLIKELRRYNDVSPYELFVVSCPLDQGLELFVGVPSERYPAHLESRFLPGRHYATFNLQGEIDYATNEAWYYIESSLQLTLPYERNSLYVEVYPFDISFDDPFTKIQLWLPIKQEAYDFDELD; this is encoded by the coding sequence TTGGACGTTATCAAGCAAATACAACAGGCAATCGTATACATTGAAGATCGTCTATTAGAGCCTTTTAATTTGCAAGAACTCAGTGATTACGTTGGTCTTTCGCCATATCATTTGGAACAATCATTCAAAATGATTGTTGGTCAATCGCCAGAACAATATGCTCGCGCTCGTAGAATGACGATTGCAGCAACAGACGTCATGCACGGCGCAAGTCGTTTAATGGATGTAGCTAAAAAGTATAGATATGCTAATTCTAATGAATTTGCTAATGACTTTAGTGATTTTCATGGCATTTCACCTATCCAAGCCTCAACAAAAAAAGATGAACTTAAATTTCAAGAAAGATTATATATAAAATTGTCAACGACAGAAAGAGCTCCGTATACATACAGGCTTCAAGAAACAGAGGATATTTCGCTTGTTGGATACTCTAGGTTCATCCCTACTAAGGACTTATCTAATCCTTTTAATGTCCCTGATTTTTTAGAGGATTTACTGGTTGAGGGTCTTATTAAAGAACTTAGACGATATAATGATGTGAGTCCATATGAATTATTTGTCGTTAGTTGTCCGCTTGACCAAGGTTTAGAACTTTTCGTTGGTGTTCCTAGCGAACGTTATCCAGCTCACTTAGAAAGTAGATTCTTACCAGGACGGCATTATGCGACATTTAATTTACAAGGCGAAATTGATTACGCTACGAATGAAGCGTGGTACTATATTGAATCGAGCTTACAACTCACGTTACCTTATGAACGAAATAGTTTGTATGTTGAGGTTTATCCATTCGATATTTCATTTGACGACCCATTCACTAAAATACAATTATGGTTGCCTATTAAACAAGAAGCTTACGATTTTGATGAACTAGATTAA
- a CDS encoding NUDIX hydrolase, with translation MRLNEKTIDRTVIYNGKIIDLELHDVELPDGSTSKRELVYHNGAVAVCAVTPEDEVLLVKQFRKPAEKPLLEIPAGKLEKGEEREEAAKRELQEETGYIASNLEFVTDMYGSPGFSSEKLSIFYTDQLSEGEMNLDDDEFVELHKVSIENVKSMLENKELEDAKTIIALQHLLLNYNHSK, from the coding sequence ATGAGATTAAACGAAAAAACGATTGACCGCACAGTCATTTACAATGGAAAAATTATTGACCTAGAACTACATGATGTTGAATTACCCGACGGCAGTACATCTAAACGTGAATTAGTTTATCATAATGGTGCCGTAGCAGTGTGTGCAGTAACACCTGAAGACGAAGTTCTATTAGTTAAACAATTTAGAAAGCCAGCTGAAAAACCTTTGCTTGAAATACCAGCAGGCAAACTTGAAAAAGGTGAAGAGCGTGAAGAAGCTGCGAAACGTGAATTACAAGAGGAGACAGGATATATTGCTTCAAATCTAGAATTTGTAACAGATATGTATGGATCTCCAGGTTTTTCAAGTGAAAAATTATCAATTTTTTATACAGATCAGTTATCTGAAGGTGAAATGAATTTAGATGATGACGAATTTGTAGAACTACATAAGGTATCTATTGAGAATGTAAAATCTATGTTAGAAAATAAGGAACTCGAGGATGCTAAAACAATTATCGCTCTACAGCACCTATTATTAAATTATAATCATTCTAAATAA
- a CDS encoding SDR family oxidoreductase, translating to MIGQHYIVTGGTSGLGLSLVHQLLKRGAHVTVLARNISKFNQIDFRSHSKNINVIQCDLQQREDIYQLSEKIKAPVNGFIYSSGLGYFKSINNHTLDEVIETYDVNLVSFNLMYQILRPKLVKQAHIIGISSQAAFVTQANAAHYGASKAALTAVLNALRLEEPELHIMAVHPGPIDTPFHKKADPSLAFFNRYKLIMIDAEQLAERIILGILKNKKEINQPGWMHNILKLYQLAPRTLENCLPNLFKNKE from the coding sequence ATGATAGGACAACATTATATCGTGACAGGAGGAACGAGTGGTCTTGGATTATCCCTCGTTCACCAACTTCTTAAAAGAGGCGCTCATGTCACTGTTTTAGCTAGAAATATTTCTAAATTTAATCAAATTGATTTCAGAAGCCATTCTAAAAATATAAATGTCATTCAATGTGACTTACAACAACGAGAAGATATTTACCAACTCTCAGAAAAAATAAAAGCGCCAGTCAATGGTTTCATATACAGTTCAGGTTTAGGTTATTTTAAATCCATTAATAACCATACTTTAGACGAAGTCATTGAAACATATGACGTTAATCTCGTAAGTTTTAATTTAATGTACCAAATTCTACGACCAAAGTTAGTAAAACAAGCACATATTATCGGCATTTCAAGTCAAGCGGCCTTTGTTACGCAAGCTAACGCGGCACACTATGGAGCTTCTAAAGCTGCATTGACTGCCGTTCTTAACGCATTGAGATTAGAAGAACCCGAACTTCATATTATGGCAGTACATCCCGGACCTATCGATACACCATTTCATAAAAAGGCAGACCCGTCACTTGCTTTTTTTAATAGATATAAACTTATAATGATTGATGCTGAGCAACTTGCCGAGCGCATCATTTTAGGAATTTTAAAGAATAAAAAAGAAATCAATCAACCTGGTTGGATGCATAATATTTTAAAATTATATCAACTTGCACCGAGAACACTAGAAAATTGTTTACCGAATTTATTTAAAAACAAAGAATAG
- a CDS encoding aldo/keto reductase: MQKNILKSGIEISELGLGCMSLGTDFNKAQPIIESAIEQGITYFDTADMYDQGINEEIVGKALKKYQNRDDIVIGTKVGNRLTDDGNVTWDPSKKHIKEGVKGSLKRLGLDHLDLYQLHGGTIDDPLDETIGAFDELKQEGIIRAYGISSIRPNVIDYYLKHSQIETLMSQFNLIDNRPESLLDTIHEQQVKVLARGPVFKGLLTSNSVDALDKKFEDGIFEYTRDELGETIASVKEIESNLSALSFKYLTSHDALGSIIVGASSVEQLEENVRNYYKDVSLDQIKSARERVKNLEYTQHLK, from the coding sequence ATGCAAAAAAATATTTTAAAAAGTGGCATCGAAATTTCTGAACTTGGTTTGGGTTGCATGAGTTTAGGTACAGATTTTAATAAAGCGCAACCTATCATTGAAAGTGCAATCGAACAGGGTATTACATATTTTGATACTGCAGATATGTATGATCAAGGAATTAATGAGGAAATTGTAGGAAAAGCTTTAAAGAAATATCAAAATCGTGATGACATCGTAATCGGTACGAAAGTCGGCAATCGACTAACTGACGATGGAAACGTAACATGGGATCCCTCTAAGAAACACATTAAAGAAGGTGTGAAAGGATCTTTAAAACGTTTAGGACTAGACCATTTAGATTTATATCAATTGCATGGTGGAACAATTGATGATCCACTAGATGAAACTATCGGTGCTTTTGATGAATTAAAACAAGAAGGTATTATTAGAGCTTATGGTATTTCATCCATCCGTCCAAACGTTATTGATTACTATTTAAAACATAGTCAAATCGAAACTTTAATGTCTCAATTTAATTTAATAGATAATAGACCCGAAAGTCTTTTAGATACTATTCATGAGCAACAAGTTAAAGTGTTAGCGCGTGGACCAGTGTTTAAGGGATTATTAACCTCTAATAGTGTCGATGCATTAGATAAAAAGTTTGAAGATGGTATTTTTGAATATACTCGTGATGAGTTAGGTGAAACCATTGCATCAGTTAAAGAAATTGAAAGTAATTTAAGTGCCCTTTCATTTAAATATTTAACTTCTCATGATGCTCTTGGTTCAATCATCGTCGGCGCAAGTAGTGTAGAACAATTAGAAGAAAATGTACGTAACTATTATAAGGATGTAAGTTTAGATCAAATTAAATCTGCGCGTGAACGTGTGAAGAATTTAGAATATACTCAACATCTAAAATAA
- the scpB gene encoding SMC-Scp complex subunit ScpB translates to MDNQGILEALLYTSGDEGLEQKQLLEILELNENELDQLIDTYQSPGLVIQKFGTTYVLTTKKDASSYIEQLIEQKSKMKLSQAAMETLSIIAYNQPLTRSDIEMIRGINSDGAVKTLIARGLVEAKEVDHSRSHHLITTDLFLNVFGIESLESLPTTEEDDAEMDEFFSNLVNQKGDSNE, encoded by the coding sequence TTGGATAACCAAGGAATATTAGAGGCTTTATTATATACTTCTGGTGATGAAGGATTAGAGCAGAAGCAATTATTGGAAATTTTGGAGTTGAATGAAAATGAACTCGACCAGTTAATCGATACCTATCAATCTCCTGGTTTGGTTATCCAAAAATTTGGTACAACATATGTTTTAACAACGAAAAAAGACGCATCGTCTTATATTGAACAGCTTATTGAACAAAAATCTAAAATGAAGTTATCTCAGGCAGCTATGGAGACACTTTCTATTATCGCTTATAATCAACCACTCACTCGTAGCGATATAGAAATGATAAGAGGGATAAATTCCGATGGCGCTGTTAAAACACTTATAGCTAGAGGTTTAGTAGAAGCTAAAGAGGTCGATCATTCTAGAAGTCATCATTTAATAACTACCGATTTATTTTTAAATGTATTTGGTATAGAAAGTCTTGAGTCATTACCAACGACTGAAGAGGATGATGCTGAAATGGATGAATTCTTTAGTAATTTAGTTAATCAAAAAGGAGATTCAAATGAGTAA
- the zwf gene encoding glucose-6-phosphate dehydrogenase, translating to MSTKSKHIPCLITIFGATGDLSHRKLFPSIFHLFQQDNLDEHIAIIGIGRRDYSNEEFRDQVKSSIQKHVKDTNRIDEFMNHVFYHKTDVSDERSYESLLQFSNQLDKELGLQGNRLFYLAMAPQFFGVISDFLKSSGLTNTKGFKRLVIEKPFGSDLKSAESLNNQIRRSFKEEEIYRIDHYLGKDMVQNIEVLRFANAMFEPLWNNKYISNIQVTSSEILGVEDRGGYYESSGALKDMVQNHMLQMVALLAMEAPISLNSEDIRAEKVKVLKSLRQFKPEEVRKNFVRGQYGKGTIEGKEVKSYREEDRVAEDSNTPTFVSGKLTIDNFRWAGVPFYIRTGKRMKSKSIQVVVEFKEVPMNLYYETDKLLDSNLLVINIQPNEGVSLHLNAKKNIQGIDTEPVQLSYAMSAQDKMNTVDAYENLLFDCLKGDATNFTHWEELKSTWKFVDAIQDEWTMVEPCFPNYEAGTNGPLESDLLLSRDGNHWWDDIH from the coding sequence TTGAGTACTAAAAGCAAACACATCCCTTGTTTAATAACAATATTCGGTGCCACTGGTGACCTTAGTCACAGAAAGCTATTCCCTTCTATATTTCATTTGTTCCAACAAGATAATTTAGATGAGCATATTGCTATCATTGGTATAGGTCGTCGTGATTATTCAAATGAGGAGTTTCGTGATCAAGTTAAATCATCAATTCAGAAACATGTTAAAGACACGAATAGAATTGATGAATTTATGAATCATGTCTTCTATCATAAGACGGATGTAAGTGATGAAAGAAGTTATGAATCCTTACTACAATTTAGCAATCAATTGGATAAAGAATTAGGTTTACAAGGTAATCGTTTATTCTATTTAGCGATGGCACCTCAATTCTTTGGAGTTATCTCTGATTTCTTAAAATCATCTGGCCTTACTAATACAAAAGGTTTTAAACGATTAGTGATTGAGAAACCATTTGGTAGTGATTTAAAATCAGCGGAATCATTGAATAACCAAATTAGACGTTCATTTAAAGAAGAAGAAATTTATCGTATTGATCATTATTTAGGTAAAGATATGGTGCAAAACATTGAAGTACTACGCTTTGCGAATGCCATGTTCGAACCCCTATGGAACAACAAATACATTTCTAATATTCAAGTAACGTCTTCTGAAATTTTAGGTGTTGAAGATCGTGGTGGTTATTATGAATCAAGCGGTGCTTTAAAAGATATGGTGCAAAATCACATGCTACAAATGGTTGCCTTATTAGCGATGGAAGCACCTATTAGCTTGAACAGTGAAGACATTCGTGCTGAAAAAGTTAAAGTTCTTAAATCATTACGTCAATTTAAACCTGAAGAAGTTAGAAAGAACTTCGTACGAGGTCAATATGGTAAAGGAACTATAGAAGGTAAAGAAGTTAAGTCTTATCGTGAAGAAGATCGTGTGGCCGAGGATTCTAATACACCTACATTTGTATCAGGAAAATTAACAATTGATAACTTTAGATGGGCTGGTGTCCCTTTTTACATTAGAACTGGTAAACGCATGAAATCAAAATCGATTCAAGTTGTTGTTGAATTTAAAGAGGTTCCTATGAACTTGTATTATGAAACAGATAAATTATTAGATTCCAATTTACTAGTCATTAATATTCAACCTAATGAAGGCGTTTCGTTACATTTAAACGCTAAGAAGAATATTCAAGGCATCGATACTGAACCAGTTCAATTATCTTATGCTATGAGTGCACAAGATAAAATGAATACGGTTGATGCATATGAGAACTTGTTATTTGATTGTCTTAAAGGTGATGCTACTAACTTTACGCATTGGGAAGAATTGAAATCAACTTGGAAATTTGTTGACGCTATTCAAGATGAATGGACTATGGTTGAACCATGCTTCCCTAATTATGAAGCGGGTACTAATGGCCCTCTTGAAAGTGATTTATTATTAAGTCGTGATGGAAATCACTGGTGGGACGATATTCATTAA
- a CDS encoding Fur family transcriptional regulator yields the protein MEERLNRVKQQLQQSSYKLTPQREATVRVLIENEKDHLSAEDVYLKVKDKSPEIGLATVYRTLELLAELKVVDKINFGDGVARFDLRKEGAKHFHHHLVCMECGKVDEIDEDLLPEVENRVENEFNFKILDHRLTFHGVCSDCQAKGKG from the coding sequence GTGGAAGAACGTCTCAATCGCGTGAAGCAACAATTACAACAATCATCTTATAAATTAACTCCACAACGAGAGGCTACAGTTAGAGTTTTAATAGAGAATGAAAAAGATCATCTTAGTGCTGAAGATGTGTATTTAAAAGTGAAAGATAAATCGCCTGAAATTGGTTTAGCTACGGTATACAGAACCTTAGAGTTGTTAGCTGAACTCAAAGTCGTTGATAAAATAAACTTTGGTGACGGAGTAGCTCGTTTCGATTTACGTAAAGAAGGGGCTAAACATTTCCATCATCATCTTGTATGCATGGAATGTGGTAAGGTAGATGAAATTGATGAAGATTTACTACCTGAAGTTGAAAATCGTGTTGAAAATGAATTTAACTTTAAAATACTTGACCATCGTTTAACTTTCCATGGCGTTTGTTCTGATTGCCAAGCGAAAGGTAAAGGCTAA
- a CDS encoding segregation/condensation protein A, whose product MYEVKLDAFNGPLDLLLHLIQKFEIDIYDIPMKALTEQYMQYVHAMNQLEINIASEYLVMASELLMIKSKLLLPQTSVEDDIEEDPREDLVGRLIEYQNYKEYTEILNDMKDQRELYYTKYPTDLSYLETDESWDPNQTIDLTELIVAYQRVKNRVELNTPKSVEIKKETFTIQQATEQVTNRLKEHESFNFFSLFTFHEPVEQVVTHFLAILEMSKSGIVNINQNNQFEDIDIIRGVNYNIG is encoded by the coding sequence ATGTATGAAGTAAAACTAGATGCGTTTAACGGACCATTAGACTTGTTATTGCATTTAATACAGAAATTTGAAATAGATATTTATGATATTCCCATGAAAGCTTTAACTGAGCAATATATGCAATATGTTCATGCGATGAATCAACTTGAAATTAATATTGCTAGTGAATATTTAGTCATGGCTTCTGAACTTTTAATGATTAAAAGTAAATTATTGCTACCTCAAACGAGTGTAGAAGATGACATTGAAGAAGATCCCCGTGAAGATTTAGTAGGGCGTTTAATCGAATATCAAAACTATAAAGAATATACTGAAATACTTAATGATATGAAAGATCAACGAGAACTTTATTATACGAAGTATCCTACTGATTTATCATATTTGGAAACTGATGAATCATGGGATCCAAATCAGACTATAGATTTAACAGAACTCATCGTTGCTTATCAAAGAGTTAAAAATAGAGTAGAACTCAATACTCCTAAATCTGTAGAAATTAAAAAAGAGACATTTACAATTCAACAAGCAACCGAACAAGTTACAAATCGTCTAAAAGAGCACGAATCATTTAATTTCTTTAGTTTATTTACTTTCCACGAACCAGTAGAACAAGTAGTAACACATTTTCTAGCTATATTAGAAATGTCTAAATCTGGTATCGTCAATATTAATCAAAACAATCAATTTGAGGACATCGATATTATTAGAGGAGTGAATTACAACATTGGATAA
- the rnz gene encoding ribonuclease Z, producing MEVTFFGTSAGLPTKERNTQSIALNLEPYSNSVWLFDVGEGTQHQILHHSIKLGKVDHIFITHMHGDHIFGLPGLLTSRSFQGGENKPLTLIGPKGIQNYIETSLKLSESHLNYPITYIEINQQFTYHHEGFTVQAEVLNHGITSYGYRIEAPTTPGTINVEALKSIGLEPGPKYQEVKIQDTFEHNGLMYQSDDFKGEAKPGPIIAIFGDTKPCDNEYVLAKNADVMVHEATYIEGDKTLANNYHHSHIDDVFQLIKNANVGKSLITHISNRYNLEDVESIYKEINNQSQIPQFYFVKDFETYKIS from the coding sequence ATGGAAGTTACATTTTTCGGTACGAGTGCAGGGTTACCGACTAAAGAGAGAAACACACAATCCATCGCTTTAAATTTAGAACCATATTCAAATTCAGTATGGTTATTTGACGTTGGCGAGGGAACGCAACACCAAATCCTACATCATTCAATAAAGTTAGGAAAAGTTGATCACATCTTTATTACTCATATGCATGGCGATCATATATTTGGTCTTCCTGGATTACTTACAAGTCGCTCTTTCCAAGGCGGAGAAAATAAACCTTTAACTCTAATTGGTCCTAAAGGAATTCAAAATTATATTGAAACGTCTTTGAAGTTATCGGAATCACATCTTAATTACCCAATTACATATATTGAAATTAATCAACAATTTACATATCATCATGAGGGTTTTACGGTACAAGCAGAAGTGTTAAATCATGGTATTACATCTTATGGCTATCGTATAGAAGCACCAACCACACCAGGAACAATTAATGTGGAAGCTCTAAAATCCATTGGGTTAGAACCTGGTCCAAAATATCAAGAAGTAAAAATACAAGATACATTTGAACATAATGGTTTGATGTACCAATCTGATGACTTTAAAGGAGAAGCGAAACCTGGTCCAATCATTGCTATATTTGGAGATACGAAACCTTGTGATAATGAATATGTATTAGCTAAAAACGCAGATGTCATGGTACACGAAGCTACTTATATAGAAGGGGATAAGACACTTGCCAACAATTATCATCACAGCCACATAGATGATGTCTTTCAATTGATTAAGAACGCTAATGTTGGTAAAAGTCTTATTACTCATATTAGCAATCGATACAACTTAGAAGATGTAGAATCCATTTATAAAGAAATTAACAATCAATCTCAGATTCCACAATTTTATTTCGTTAAAGATTTTGAGACATATAAAATAAGCTAA